The Nostoc cf. commune SO-36 genomic sequence GGCGATCGCACTTTTTATTCTTTTCTCGCCAGAAACGTTACGCCCAAATAATCCCGTTTTTTGGTTGATGATGCAAATTGGGATGGTATGTGGCTTTCTCACTAGTTACCCAGTAAATTGGTGGCTGCTTAGTAAAGAAATTAAGGAAGTGATGTAGTTTTGAAACATAAAATCAAATTTTTTACCAAAGTTTATAGTGGTGGTATTTTCTTAACTTGTGCAGCACTAATAACTGGCTGTACAAATTCCTCCTTAGCCACTAAACAACAACCAAAGCCAACGACTAGAGAAAGTTATAGCCCTGAAACAAACTCGGCTGCTAACTTTCCACGTTGCCACACTGAACAATTATCAGTACGGAAAGCTTCTACATAATGCTGGGCGCGGGAAGTGTCTTTATTATTTACATTATTTACGCTTTTACTAATAAACGTTCCTCACCCTGCAACCTCTATGGTTATCCGGGATTTGTCTTGCTAAACTCCCAAAATCAGCCTCTCAAGGGCGTGAAAGTCATTCGTACCCCAATCCCACAACAGCAATCTCCCGGAAATATAACTCTAGCTCCAATGAGCAAGCCTCATTTGAGATTGCTTACAACCATATTAGAGATGTTGGTCAGACCTGTCCAACGTCTGTGAAAATTTTCATCACCCCTCCAAATGCCTACCACCGCTTTACCCTGCCAGAAACAATTAACGCTTGTACAGGTAAAGTCAGAGTTCGACCAGTACAGCCAGGAATTATCCAATAATAGCGATCGCCTTTCAATACTATTTCAGAGCAAAAAGAGCCATTATTATGCAGAATAACTCATCACCCAAACCAACAATTGAATACTGGCACGTCTGGACTGACCAAGACGGTATAAGCCACCAATCCCGTTGTCAAATTGCAGACTTCATGCAAAAAGGCATAGCCCCGGATACTTCACCGCAGTGGCTTTCTAATTTGAAGCAGTCTGGTGCTACAATCATCTTTACTGTGCTACCCGTGGGATGGGTTGGCAACTGGCATGAGAACCCGAAACCCCAGTGGGTCATACCTTTGTCGGGACGCTGGTTTGTCGAGACTATGGACGGACAGCGAGTCGAGATGGGGGAAGGCGAAATTTCCTTTGGAGAAGATCAAGGTACGAAAACAGACGCGCAAGGTCATAAAGGTCACTTATCTGGAACAGTAGGCGATGCACCAGCTGTTCTGATAATAGTACAACTCGAAGAGACTCCCACTATAGAGCAATCGTGTCGATTTAGGTAACTAGCAACTTGGATTAGTAGCGAGCGATCGCTTCCGACGGGGCGATCGCTATTAAGCATCAGGGCGCATATAGCGGTTGGGGGAGGGGTAAAGAAAGTTTCTGGCATGAGATAATGAGGAATTATGCTCAAACATAAGATGTTGTGACCCAGCAATTCTCATTTTGAAGAGACAATGGCAAATCTCAATGAGGCGCGGGAATTGTGGATTGAGACAGCTTAGGGACTTGCAAGAAAATAAAGTACCAGCTAAACAGGGACAATAGTAATATCCCATTTGGGTAATGTTTCAGAACGCTGCCATTGGGGTTGGTATTGTTCTAACTCTTGCGAGAGAACCTTGATTCCTTTGTGATATGTGGTTTGAACCAGATGTACAATGGGAGCAATTCCTTTCCAAGTCATATTGGCGGCCCATTGTGCTGCGGCGGCAACAGAATCTAAAATCGCACCATTCCAATAGTTCTCCAAGGCAGCCCAACACCGCTCTATTGGATTGTACTTGCTATGGTAAGGGGGATAATAAATCAGTCGAATTTTTAAATTAATTGCACAAGACAACTCAACCATGCGTTTGATAAATTGTGTGCGGTTACTGCGAGTAGCGGCACCGCCATCAAGATCAATCACCCACTCATCAAGTTCCAGGTAATTGTGTTGATTCTCATGCCACCAAGCGGTTAAACAATCGACGATAAAATCACTGGTTTCCGCCGACTGACCCAAGTAAATCGATAGCTGGTCATTATGTGTATTGAGAATGCCAAAGGGAACTAAGACTGATGACCACTGTGTATCGTGGTCATCAGCAGCTTTCGCCTCCATTGTCCGAGCTTTACCGCCTCTAGAAAGGTTGCCAATCTTCACCTTAGCTTTAGTATCTATAGACACTCGCAACGATTTGGGGTTTTCATCTGATGCCTGATTCTCCCGGAACACATTCTCGAAAATGGCATCAGTTTGCGGAATCTTTTTCAAGGGTTTCGTTTTTTGTGTTTTTTTAGGCGATACCCTAAGCGATTGAGAATTTCTCCACAAGTTTGACGAGATGGCAATTCGCTCTCGTTATAGCCATGAACACTTACTAATGCTTCTCTTACTGCTCTGGCACTAATGCGGGCATACAGAAAGGTCGATTGAAATTTAGGGTCGGCTTGAGCTTGAGCATCCACCAATGAACGAATATCTGCTTCTAAGTTGGGCAATACCTCAATACTATTGTGTCGTCCCCTTGCCTGATAATTCTCTACACAGACTATCCCCGTCCGCCTTTCATGCAAGCCGAGTTGCACACTCTGGCGATTCCATCCCATAACGGTTTCTGCAATGCGTGCTGAACTATCGAAGTAATCTTCGGTAACTTTTGCCATGAAATCTCGTTTGCGATTGCTAGTCAGTTTCTGTGCTGCATCTTTAAAGGTCGATTTGATGGTGTCGGTGAGCATGAATTGAGGGATTCCCATTCTAGATATTTAAACTAGGCGCGGACAGTTCACCGCTTCTTCTCTTCTAGAATGGCTGGTATTTTATTTTCTTGCAAGTCCCTTATGAAGCCGATGATAATATTCCCTTACCAAGTAGTAATGATAGCTATAGCGGTAAACTACTAGTACGGATACCGAAATCTTTACATCGACGTTTAGCTGAGACTTCTGAACGGGAAGGCGTTAGTCTCAATCAGTATATTGTGTCTTTGCTGAGTGCAGTAGCATAATTAACGGCAAAGCAATCTTAGTAAACTTCCATATTCTTTATAAATATTCAAAAAATACTTCAGGTACTAATCTGAATTCCCCAGATTTGAAGCGGGAGATATCCATCCATAACGCTTTATGTTTATGAGTTTGTGATTCTGAAAAAACTAAACTTTCCAGTTGATAAAATTTGGAATCAACAAAGTCACATTGATAAAGCTGAATAATTTCATGACCTTGCCTACCATTAAATGTAAACAAGCTCTCTATACAACCTAGATATTTAATATTCGTTAAGTCTGCCTGAATTTCTTCTTGAAACTCCCGTTCTAAGGCGGCGCGACTGGTTTCGCCAAAATCGACACCACCGCCTAAAGCCCGATAAAATGTTTCTTGTTTTACGGGATCGTAGCCTTCAGAAACAAATATGCGTTCGCCATTCCGAATTAGCCCCAAGGCTATTACCCGAATTTCGCCTGCTTTATTCATTTTTGTAACTAATTATCGTAAATAGACTGAGGACGACTTTCGCTATCCTCAATAGGCCAATCTGGATTTTCGCCACCGATGTATAATTCTTCAATGGTGACATATTCCTGACTTAGCTGTGTGAGGGCGTTGATTAAAATATCCAATGCGATCGCATCACTGGTTCCTAAGTCAAACCAACAACGTCCCCACTGGCCCTCATATTCAAACTCCCCAATGTTGTGCATCAGTGCTAGCAAGCTTTTGTCATACCCTTGCTCATCATAATTCATGTAGCTAATATCTAGTCCAGTGTCCTGCACCTGAAGATTTTCTGCATTAAATGCACCCAATTTACCCAGATAAAACCAGGAATTGAAAACTTCTTCTACATACTGCTTTTCACGCGCAGAAGGATTTGTGCTGAATTTCAGCCAAATCCACATATCAAAAGGATTAATTTCGCGGAACTGAATCTCCATTTTGGTCTAGTATCTCAATTACTGTTCTGCAAATAAGCATATCAAAGTAGGGCATAGGGAATTGGGAATTGGGCATTGGGCATTGAGCATTGGGCATTGGGAATTGGGGCTAAGGATTGTTAAGGCTAGCAGCATTTTTGCGTTCACGCTCAATTTGTTTGACTAAATCGCTTGGGAGTTGGGATTTTTTGGTTAATGCTTTGTCAAAATTAGCGATCGCTTCCTGGATCATCTGCTGGTTTTTTTCTTTTTGCCCCAGGTTTTTCAGGATTTGGGCTTTGAGATAATAAATTTCTGGATTATCTGATGTGGTTTTAATCGCCCGGTTGACATGCTCTAGTGCTTTTGGATACCGTTTTAAATCACGGTAAGCAAGAGCAATACCCCGATCCACTAGATATTGAGGAGAAGCATTTTGTTCTAATCGTCCAATTGCCTGATCTGGGCTGGCAAAAGGCAAATTGACCGCCAACAATAAATCCATATAACCCTTGATTAAATTCAATTCTGGATCGTTGGCAGAAATTGCTTCCGCTTTATCTAAATATTCATAAACTTGTCGCAGCCGACTAAAGGCTTGCGGTATACCGTTAACTGTACCCTGACGAGTGAGAACTACTGCACCCTCTAAAAAATGACCAACAGCAGTGTATAAATTACCACGCAATGGATCGCTAGTAATCAGTTTTTGTCCAGTTTCTAGAGTTTTCTGACTATAGGTATCGAGTTTAGACCAATCTTTATTTCCGTATGCTAAAGATGCTTTCATGGCATAAGCTAGAGGTTCATTTGGTTCTTTAGATATTGCTTGTTCTAGATAACGCTCTGCTGCTGGATAGTTGCCCTGTTGAAACATCGCTTTAAAAGCGGCTTCTGTTTGATCGCCAATTTGATGAGGTTCACGATTGCGAAACGGATCGCCAGCCAATGAAGGATTTACCCACAGATTAAGTGCGATTGCCCAAGGGGCAACGCCAAAGGCGATCGCAACTGCAAAAGCAGTCTGAGCAAGGGTAGTGAGTTTAGCAGACACTACTAATTGACGCGAAAAAAACCTTTTAATCATTTTTACCCTTAGAATAATTGCGGTTGAAATATTTGTATGTGTTACTTAGAATGCAAAAATGGTCAATTTTAACTTGCCTCTGCTTCAACCAAAATTTTCTTATATATTGGTAATCTTTCAATGTTTCCAGGCTTACTCTAGCCATTGTTTAAGGCTTAGTCTGCCACAATGGAGAAAAAGTAGATGATTCTTGCTGCTAGATTAAGGTGTTAATCCAGGTAATGCGCTATAAATTTTTTCAGAATTTTCCAGATACTCTCAGTGTAGCTAATCAGTAATTTGCTGACTTTTTGGTAATCTTAACAAATGCTTTATCTCCGAAATGTAAATTATCACCCCACAGCTTGCCCAACAGCGATTCTCAAATCGATCAACTTGGAATTAGCACCCCAGCAGCTAGGTTTGATTATTGGCCCAAGTGGTTCAGGTAAAAGTACACTGCTAGAAATTTTATCAGGACTAGCCGAACCCACTACTGGCGCACTCTTCTGGCGGGAACAAGAACTTATAGCCGAACAGCTACAACAATTAGCCGGTTTAGTATTTCAGTTTCCAGAGCGGCACTTTTGTGGTAGTTCAATTTTAGAAGAATTGCGTTTAGGACATCCTGAGTTAGGGTCAGAACGAGTTAGACAAGCCCTTACTGAGGTGGGATTAGAGCATTTATCGCTCTCTGCTGCTCCTCATGCTTTGAGTGGTGGTCAGCAACGACGTTTGGCTTTGGCAGTGCAATTGATTCGCCAGCCAAATTTACTCTTATTGGATGAACCCACAGCTGGGTTAGATTGGTCAATGCGTCGGCAGCTGGTAAATTTATTAGCGAAACTGAAACAAGATTGGACGCTGTTGGTAGTGACACATGATGCTGGGGATCTGTTAGCGATCGCAGACCGTTGCTGGACACTCAATCACGGCGAACTAGAATCAGTAGATCCAAAGTCACTAGAATCCAAAATTAAAGAACCTCTACCAACGGTGTGAGAAAAGAGCAGGGGACAAGGGGACAAGGGGACAAGGGGACAAGGGGACAAGGGGACAAGGGGACAAAGAGAAAAACTATGCCCCATGTCTCATACCAAATGACAAATGACAAATGACAAATGACAAACTTATTGCCTGAGATGGCAGAAATCTGGCAGCAAACTCTTAATTGGCAACCAACCAGTCAACAAAAAGCCCAATTTCAAAAGCTTTATGAGTTAATCCTAGAAGGAAATCGCCAACTAAATTTAACTCGGATCACTGACCCTCAAGAGTTTTGGGAAAAACATCTCTGGGATTCTCTGCGAGGAATTGCACCTCTTTTATCAACAAATTTCTCCCCCGCTTTCCCTAATATCATTGATATTGGTACTGGTGCAGGTTTTCCGGGTATTCCAGTGGCAAGTACTGTACCTAATTGCACAATTACTCTTCTCGATTCAACTCGGAAAAAAATTGCTTTTATCGACAATATATTAACTGAACTTGCCCTTGCCAATGCCAAAACTCTTGTTGGTAGGGCTGAAGAAATCGGCCATCACCCGCAGCATCGACTAGCTTACGATATTGCATTGATCCGTGCTGTAGGGGCAGTTTCGGTCTGTGCAGAATATACCTTACCACTGCTCAAACAGGGAGGTTTAGCCATAATTTATCGCGGTAATTGGACAGAGGATGAAACAACTGCTTTGCAGAATGCTGTGAAGCTGTTGGGTGGCGTTGTTGAATCAATCGAAAAATTTACAACACCCCTGAGTCACAGCATCCGGCACTGTGTCTATTTGCGTAAAGTAGCCACTACACCAGTTCAGTTTCCCCGTGCTGTTGGTGTACCTACTCAAAAGCCTCTTTGACTAATTCGTAATTAGAAAGAGTGCAAGCTGTTGTAATTACGAATTACTTTGATAGGGATAGAATATCAACATCTCAATGTTTAAGCAAGTTTACTGGCTGCTGCAAAACGCTTGTTAATCTCATCCCAATTAATCACGTTCCACCAAGCATTTAAATAATCGGCACGGCGATTCTGGTAATTGAGATAATATGCATGTTCCCATACGTCATTACCTAGAATGGGATATTTGCCTGCACTTAAGGGACTATCTTGATTGGCTGTAGTTGTCACTTCCAACTTGCCACCTTTGTTACGCACTAGCCAAACCCAACCACTACCAAAACGGCCAGCACCAGCTTCGTTAAACTGTTTTTTGAAAGCTGCAAAAGAGCCAAAATTCTGATTAATTGCGGAGGCTATATTTCCTGTTGGTTCTCCCCCACCTTTCGGCTTCATAATTTGCCAGAACATTGAGTGGTTCACATGACCACCGCCATTATTGCGTACTGTTCTGCGAATATCTTGTGGTACAATGTCAAGTTTCTGCAACAGTTCTTCAATAGTTTTGCCTTTGAGTTCTGGGTGTTTATCTAACGCTGCATTTAGGTTTTTTACATAAGTTGCGTGGTGTTTATCATGGTGAAATTGCATCGTTTTAGCATCGATGTGTGGTTCCAGTGCTTCGTATGCGTAAGGTAAAGGCGGTAGTTGGATAGTACCTGGTTTATTTGGTGTTGTATTTGCTATTGTGTTTGGTGTTGATTCAGGAGTTGCAGTGTTTCTTTCAGGAGATGTCTCTGCCGATGCACAAGCATTTAATGCAAAAGTACCCGCACCTGCTGTGAATAAAAACAAGAAATTACGTCGATTAATAGTCATATAAGTTTTTGCAGCCAATCCATTAAGTCTTTATTGCCGTTTTTATTTTCTTAGATTTTGGCTACAAAAAATTGTTAGTTGTGATTATTTCTGGCAGTTTAAGAAACTATTTACAAGATTTGTAATATTAAATACTAATATATAATATATTATGTATTTTTACTTAAACTATCTTTTTACAACTAATCATAGGTTCGCACCCAACCACCAAAAATAAACCCTATCGTCACAAGAGACGCTACGGGGTGTTAAGGGAATTGTGGGGTATTGGGTAGTTAATCGAGGTCGTCAGGCATTTCACCCACATTATACTTTCTTCTTATTTTTTCCTCGCTTAAAATCAAATATAGGCTGATAAAGTCCTGGGGGTAAGTGTAATTCTTAGTTGTTTGGTGTTTTGTATTTTTGGTGAAATGTCGGGAAATGCCTGTTTATCAATAACGCACTGAAAAAATTTGTTCAACAGTTAGATTTAAATCTGGAAATGTTGGCGACTTTATACGGTCGTCTCCTCTAAACTGTTTACCACGATATTCACCCTCATCACTTAAAGAGTAAATTGTGATTGTTGGCTGTTTGGGGTCGCCTATCAATTCCTTGCTACCCAAAGCAGCATAATCTACAATCCAATATTCTTGAATACCCATTTCTTCATAGTCAGCAAACTTTTTATGATAATCATCTCTCCAGTTAGTACTGACGACTTCAATCACTAATGGAATTGAATCTGGTTTACTAAGGATAGATTGTTTCTCCCATAATGGTTCATTACCCAAGTTAGAAAAATTCATTAACAAAACATCAGGATAGTACCCTGACATTTTATTTTCTGGCTTCACTGTGGCGGTTTTAGGTATACCGTAATTAAGTTTAAGACGAAGACACTCGTACCCTAATATCATTGTTAAAAATGCTACTATTTGCTCGTGTTTCCCCGATGGTGGCGGCATTTGAATAATATCTCCATCGTGTAATTCATAACGAATGTTTTCCGGTTGTGTTTCTAAAAACTCTAAATATTCATCAAATGTAAATAGTTTTTGTAGTGATTGAATCATTATTTCATCCTGATTATGGATATAAACTACTTCTCACTGCTGTAACCTGAAAATTAAGAGTTAACGGGGTGTAGTGGCCAAAGCTGAAAGTAATTCGGCATGGACGCACCAAGGTTCTTACTCAGCAATAGATACAGCAAATTGTCGCTATTTAATTAACAAATGACCGCGATCGCACGACGCAAGGTCAAAGTTACACGCTTATAATATTCTGTCGCCAGTTTTGGGATCAAATACAAACAAGTGATTTAAATCAAGTTGTAAAGAAAGGCGATCGCTTGGACGCAGACGCACATCCCCACCCACTTGAATATTCAACATCACCGCCGAACCAGGTAAGCCAGCCCGAATCAAAGTTTCCCTTCCCAAAGGTTCCACTACTTTAACTTCTACAACCAGTTGACTCTCATTTTCTTCTTGGCGACTTGGTGAATCAGCGCTGTAGGTGACTGTGAACCCGGAGGGCGGTTCGTTAATAAAAATATGCTCAGGACGAATCCCCAGATCGTAACTGTGTCCCTGACGCAACTGTAATTTTTTCACATCTGCTGGAATCGTTAATAATTGCCCACTCACATCAAAACCCTTATTTTCATAGATTGCAGGCAAAATATTCATTGGCGGACTGCCTAAAAAAGTTGCCACCATCTGATTAGCAGGACTTGCATAAATACTTTGGGGATCGCCGATTTGTTGAATTCGTCCACGATTTAGCACAACAATTTTATCAGCCAAAGTCATTGCTTCAACTTGATCATGGGTGACGTAAATTGTGGTAATTCCTAATTCTTGATGTAACTGTTTCAATTCTGCCCTGGTATCGTCGCGTAATTGGGCATCTAAATTAGATAAAGGTTCATCAAGTAAAAACACTTGTGGTTCACGAACGATCGCTCTTCCTAATGCTACCCGTTGTTGCTGTCCCCCGGAAAGTTGTTTCGGCT encodes the following:
- a CDS encoding DUF4232 domain-containing protein; protein product: MLGAGSVFIIYIIYAFTNKRSSPCNLYGYPGFVLLNSQNQPLKGVKVIRTPIPQQQSPGNITLAPMSKPHLRLLTTILEMLVRPVQRL
- a CDS encoding cupin domain-containing protein, whose translation is MQNNSSPKPTIEYWHVWTDQDGISHQSRCQIADFMQKGIAPDTSPQWLSNLKQSGATIIFTVLPVGWVGNWHENPKPQWVIPLSGRWFVETMDGQRVEMGEGEISFGEDQGTKTDAQGHKGHLSGTVGDAPAVLIIVQLEETPTIEQSCRFR
- a CDS encoding toxin-antitoxin system HicB family antitoxin, which produces MQVPYEADDNIPLPSSNDSYSGKLLVRIPKSLHRRLAETSEREGVSLNQYIVSLLSAVA
- a CDS encoding NUDIX hydrolase; this translates as MNKAGEIRVIALGLIRNGERIFVSEGYDPVKQETFYRALGGGVDFGETSRAALEREFQEEIQADLTNIKYLGCIESLFTFNGRQGHEIIQLYQCDFVDSKFYQLESLVFSESQTHKHKALWMDISRFKSGEFRLVPEVFFEYL
- a CDS encoding DUF3531 family protein is translated as MEIQFREINPFDMWIWLKFSTNPSAREKQYVEEVFNSWFYLGKLGAFNAENLQVQDTGLDISYMNYDEQGYDKSLLALMHNIGEFEYEGQWGRCWFDLGTSDAIALDILINALTQLSQEYVTIEELYIGGENPDWPIEDSESRPQSIYDN
- a CDS encoding Sll0314/Alr1548 family TPR repeat-containing protein — encoded protein: MIKRFFSRQLVVSAKLTTLAQTAFAVAIAFGVAPWAIALNLWVNPSLAGDPFRNREPHQIGDQTEAAFKAMFQQGNYPAAERYLEQAISKEPNEPLAYAMKASLAYGNKDWSKLDTYSQKTLETGQKLITSDPLRGNLYTAVGHFLEGAVVLTRQGTVNGIPQAFSRLRQVYEYLDKAEAISANDPELNLIKGYMDLLLAVNLPFASPDQAIGRLEQNASPQYLVDRGIALAYRDLKRYPKALEHVNRAIKTTSDNPEIYYLKAQILKNLGQKEKNQQMIQEAIANFDKALTKKSQLPSDLVKQIERERKNAASLNNP
- a CDS encoding ABC transporter ATP-binding protein, with product MLYLRNVNYHPTACPTAILKSINLELAPQQLGLIIGPSGSGKSTLLEILSGLAEPTTGALFWREQELIAEQLQQLAGLVFQFPERHFCGSSILEELRLGHPELGSERVRQALTEVGLEHLSLSAAPHALSGGQQRRLALAVQLIRQPNLLLLDEPTAGLDWSMRRQLVNLLAKLKQDWTLLVVTHDAGDLLAIADRCWTLNHGELESVDPKSLESKIKEPLPTV
- the rsmG gene encoding 16S rRNA (guanine(527)-N(7))-methyltransferase RsmG: MTNLLPEMAEIWQQTLNWQPTSQQKAQFQKLYELILEGNRQLNLTRITDPQEFWEKHLWDSLRGIAPLLSTNFSPAFPNIIDIGTGAGFPGIPVASTVPNCTITLLDSTRKKIAFIDNILTELALANAKTLVGRAEEIGHHPQHRLAYDIALIRAVGAVSVCAEYTLPLLKQGGLAIIYRGNWTEDETTALQNAVKLLGGVVESIEKFTTPLSHSIRHCVYLRKVATTPVQFPRAVGVPTQKPL
- a CDS encoding Fe-Mn family superoxide dismutase; translated protein: MTINRRNFLFLFTAGAGTFALNACASAETSPERNTATPESTPNTIANTTPNKPGTIQLPPLPYAYEALEPHIDAKTMQFHHDKHHATYVKNLNAALDKHPELKGKTIEELLQKLDIVPQDIRRTVRNNGGGHVNHSMFWQIMKPKGGGEPTGNIASAINQNFGSFAAFKKQFNEAGAGRFGSGWVWLVRNKGGKLEVTTTANQDSPLSAGKYPILGNDVWEHAYYLNYQNRRADYLNAWWNVINWDEINKRFAAASKLA
- a CDS encoding Uma2 family endonuclease, with product MIQSLQKLFTFDEYLEFLETQPENIRYELHDGDIIQMPPPSGKHEQIVAFLTMILGYECLRLKLNYGIPKTATVKPENKMSGYYPDVLLMNFSNLGNEPLWEKQSILSKPDSIPLVIEVVSTNWRDDYHKKFADYEEMGIQEYWIVDYAALGSKELIGDPKQPTITIYSLSDEGEYRGKQFRGDDRIKSPTFPDLNLTVEQIFSVRY
- a CDS encoding ABC transporter ATP-binding protein; the encoded protein is MANVRLEDIKRRFNNVTAIEDITFEIPDGEFWVLVGPSGCGKSTILRTIAGLETATSGKLYIGDRLVNNIPARQRDVAMVFQNYALYPHMSVAENIGFGLQMRKVDRKIIQERVMNVARSLSLDHLLDRKPKQLSGGQQQRVALGRAIVREPQVFLLDEPLSNLDAQLRDDTRAELKQLHQELGITTIYVTHDQVEAMTLADKIVVLNRGRIQQIGDPQSIYASPANQMVATFLGSPPMNILPAIYENKGFDVSGQLLTIPADVKKLQLRQGHSYDLGIRPEHIFINEPPSGFTVTYSADSPSRQEENESQLVVEVKVVEPLGRETLIRAGLPGSAVMLNIQVGGDVRLRPSDRLSLQLDLNHLFVFDPKTGDRIL